The proteins below are encoded in one region of Stieleria sp. JC731:
- a CDS encoding PQQ-binding-like beta-propeller repeat protein codes for MRLLPAIALLLILPSITFAADLTQGWPQWRGPEFSGVAENSNPPTTWSESENIRWKIEVPGAGSSTPIILGDRVYVATAIETDRSKEGAPAEEAQADTSNDQGEQERGRRRGGRRGFGGGPSPTKYYQFAVVAYDRANGTEVWRSVLTEQVPHEAGHNTNTFASSSPLTDGDRLYVSFGSRGVFAIDFEGKKLWEKNLGTMQTRAQFGEGSSPALANGTLVVPFDHEGESFIVALNAKTGDEQWRQKRDEPTTWATPLITEYNGAYQVITNGTNKVRSYDLASGEIVWECGGQAQNPIPSPVRYKDDVIVMTGYRGYAIYSIPLSSKGDVTDSDNITWIGEDAAPYVPSPLLYKGQLYFVKSNNGIIVSRDAATGDVIIDETRLDGIRSIYASPVAANDHIYITGRDGETVVIRHGKSLEVVASNKLAAEIDASAAIVGDEIYLRGKHHLYCIAK; via the coding sequence ATGAGATTGCTGCCCGCAATTGCTCTGCTTTTGATTCTTCCGTCGATCACATTTGCCGCCGACCTGACACAAGGCTGGCCCCAGTGGCGTGGTCCCGAGTTTTCAGGCGTGGCGGAGAATTCAAATCCTCCGACCACTTGGAGTGAATCAGAAAACATCCGTTGGAAGATTGAAGTTCCCGGCGCCGGCAGTTCGACCCCGATCATTTTGGGGGATCGGGTTTATGTCGCGACCGCGATTGAGACCGATCGGTCAAAGGAGGGAGCACCTGCGGAGGAGGCTCAGGCTGACACGTCAAATGATCAGGGTGAACAAGAACGCGGCAGGCGTCGTGGTGGACGACGTGGTTTCGGCGGTGGGCCGTCACCGACGAAATACTATCAGTTCGCTGTTGTTGCCTATGATCGCGCGAATGGAACTGAAGTTTGGCGATCGGTTTTAACTGAGCAGGTGCCTCACGAAGCGGGCCACAACACGAATACGTTTGCCTCTTCGTCTCCCTTGACCGACGGCGATCGCCTTTATGTTTCCTTCGGTTCACGCGGGGTCTTCGCTATCGACTTCGAAGGGAAAAAGCTTTGGGAGAAGAATCTTGGCACGATGCAAACCCGTGCACAGTTTGGCGAAGGAAGTTCACCTGCGCTTGCCAACGGCACATTGGTCGTTCCCTTTGATCACGAAGGTGAATCGTTCATCGTGGCGCTCAATGCCAAGACTGGGGACGAACAGTGGCGTCAAAAGCGTGATGAGCCAACGACCTGGGCGACCCCATTGATCACCGAGTACAACGGTGCCTATCAAGTGATCACGAACGGTACCAACAAGGTCCGAAGCTATGATCTGGCTTCGGGCGAAATTGTTTGGGAGTGCGGTGGCCAGGCCCAAAACCCGATTCCGTCACCGGTCCGCTACAAGGACGACGTGATCGTGATGACGGGCTATCGAGGCTACGCGATCTACTCGATACCGCTATCGTCCAAAGGCGACGTTACGGATTCGGATAACATCACTTGGATTGGGGAAGACGCGGCACCCTATGTGCCTTCGCCGTTGCTTTATAAGGGCCAGTTGTACTTTGTGAAAAGCAACAACGGGATTATCGTCTCCCGGGACGCGGCAACTGGCGACGTAATCATCGATGAGACACGTCTGGACGGTATCCGCAGCATTTATGCCAGTCCGGTTGCGGCAAATGATCACATCTATATTACGGGACGCGATGGCGAGACGGTCGTGATTCGGCACGGCAAATCGCTGGAAGTCGTCGCTTCGAATAAGCTTGCCGCCGAAATCGATGCGTCCGCCGCGATTGTGGGAGATGAGATTTACCTGCGTGGGAAGCACCACCTTTACTGCATCGCCAAGTAG
- a CDS encoding class II fumarate hydratase, translating to MTDYRTEHDSMGNVQVPSTAYYGAQTQRAVENFPISGWRLPDAMIRAMGMVKHACGVANRDLGKLTGSGKNPLTDAQVDAMLAAAEEVVEGKLSDHFPIDVFQTGSGTSSNMNVNEVISNRAIEIDGGDWTKTEKSIHPNDHVNMGQSTNDTFPTAIHVATAVQIETALIPSLKKLHAVLEAKAAAWDKVMKIGRTHLMDATPLRLGQEFGGFARQVELSIKRAEIARDAVLELPVGGTAVGSGINTHPEFGARVAKALQERTGISFIEAVNHFEANAQRDALVQSHGELKCIAQTMFNLSNNIRWLGSGPRCGFYEVKLPSRQPGSSIMPGKVNPVMCESMMQLTARVIGNDSVITVSGAAGGNFQLNIMMPVMAHTVLESILLLAQGVDAFIEFCVEEMEANEESCNAAVEQSLSMCTSLNPLIGYEMAAKLAKEAFASGQTIRELCLEKNILPEAELTEALDPWKMTEPQE from the coding sequence ATGACGGACTATCGAACTGAACACGACTCGATGGGGAACGTGCAGGTTCCCTCCACGGCTTACTACGGTGCCCAAACGCAGCGAGCGGTTGAAAACTTCCCGATCAGCGGCTGGCGCCTACCCGATGCGATGATCCGAGCGATGGGGATGGTCAAGCACGCCTGTGGTGTTGCCAATCGTGATCTAGGTAAGTTGACCGGCAGCGGGAAAAATCCTCTGACCGACGCTCAGGTTGACGCGATGTTGGCTGCTGCCGAAGAAGTCGTTGAAGGCAAGCTTTCCGATCACTTCCCGATCGACGTCTTCCAGACGGGCAGTGGCACTAGCAGCAACATGAACGTCAACGAGGTGATCAGCAACCGTGCGATCGAGATCGACGGTGGCGACTGGACGAAAACCGAAAAGTCCATTCACCCCAACGACCACGTGAACATGGGACAGAGTACCAATGATACTTTCCCAACCGCGATTCACGTCGCGACCGCCGTTCAGATCGAAACCGCACTGATCCCGTCGCTAAAAAAACTGCACGCGGTCTTGGAAGCCAAGGCAGCTGCATGGGACAAGGTTATGAAGATCGGTCGAACTCACTTAATGGACGCGACGCCGCTGCGTCTCGGTCAAGAGTTCGGCGGGTTCGCACGACAGGTCGAGTTGTCGATTAAGCGTGCCGAAATCGCACGCGATGCGGTGCTGGAATTGCCTGTCGGCGGCACGGCGGTGGGTAGCGGAATCAACACCCATCCAGAGTTTGGCGCCCGCGTCGCAAAGGCTCTTCAAGAACGCACCGGGATCTCATTCATCGAAGCGGTGAACCATTTCGAAGCCAACGCACAACGGGACGCATTGGTGCAGTCTCATGGCGAACTGAAGTGCATCGCTCAGACGATGTTCAACCTGTCCAACAATATTCGTTGGCTTGGCAGTGGACCACGTTGCGGGTTTTATGAAGTCAAGTTGCCATCGCGTCAGCCCGGCAGTTCCATCATGCCGGGGAAAGTCAATCCGGTGATGTGCGAATCGATGATGCAGTTGACCGCACGCGTGATCGGCAATGATTCCGTGATCACGGTCAGTGGTGCCGCCGGAGGAAACTTTCAGCTAAACATCATGATGCCCGTGATGGCGCACACGGTGTTGGAGTCGATTTTGTTGTTGGCGCAAGGTGTCGACGCATTCATCGAATTCTGTGTCGAAGAGATGGAAGCGAATGAGGAATCGTGCAATGCCGCTGTGGAACAGAGCTTGTCGATGTGCACCAGCTTGAATCCGTTGATCGGGTACGAGATGGCAGCGAAGTTGGCCAAAGAGGCGTTTGCGAGCGGTCAAACCATTCGCGAGCTGTGCTTGGAAAAGAACATCTTGCCAGAAGCGGAACTGACCGAAGCGTTGGACCCTTGGAAGATGACCGAGCCACAAGAATAG
- a CDS encoding BON domain-containing protein: MISSGVDVVRRKQVVRHGGGTSGGVTSSEELRRQGTRSSHIVVPSSTDDVESDGSGEKIRLFEAAVHEVGPAELRRVRVSIHDGCVQLDGVVASYYQKQLAQEAVRPLAIGMQISNRLQVK; the protein is encoded by the coding sequence ATGATCAGTTCAGGAGTTGACGTCGTTCGTCGCAAGCAGGTCGTGAGGCATGGCGGCGGTACATCCGGGGGTGTTACTTCGTCCGAAGAGCTACGGCGGCAGGGGACGCGAAGCAGTCACATCGTGGTGCCATCTTCGACAGATGATGTAGAGTCCGACGGTTCTGGCGAGAAGATTCGCTTATTCGAAGCGGCGGTTCATGAGGTCGGGCCAGCAGAGCTTCGTCGAGTTCGGGTTTCGATACACGACGGTTGTGTTCAGCTAGATGGGGTTGTTGCAAGCTATTATCAAAAGCAACTGGCGCAAGAAGCCGTCCGCCCACTAGCGATCGGCATGCAGATTTCGAATCGTTTGCAAGTCAAATAG